In one Agrobacterium vitis genomic region, the following are encoded:
- a CDS encoding IucA/IucC family protein, whose protein sequence is MTHLLSPLFDIHAQTDDQPLRDFAVANAISRLVRCLFAERLLAPEALLWSRDKHQAWLPLWNTRRVLHFKHLHAAPAGTLQNRGEIEILDADGGHARIDHPDALLREVFASLSISPTPDGLEVLMRDIADSINNDMLARRHRQVWAASLNEKIKQSGAVDFLGYLYGHLPAHLAAMLIDQWGALEGHPFYPTWKAKPSLQPEEVVALSPEFGAKVPVRIAALRRGWAYVEKMPHVTDYNDWFSAQFPELFAAWKDHLSAQGKSAQDWIPLPIHGWHLEHFVRREFGQEIASGILLLDGPDIDTSPSMSFRTMLPDDETLRPFIKLPVAIWLTSEQRSLQAKSIHMGPRLSTLITDILANEPDMAAQLEIFTEELGAILHDPDTGDEHRGRFLSVVYRNAQPLKREDGRYAVTVAALLSASPKDGRPLICELIARYGNEEQASVVGFFRRYVEVVVRPALAMYLLYGIAFEAHQQNTTIVFDPSGSAEKLIIRDFGDGRSFAPLLKQRGYHLKPFQRAGILPTTFDDDIGLVRSFLIDACFICHLHEIALCLTQHYSIGNDRLWTVIKEVTQEAFETLRPRVSSDTFWQEERDALLEKKWPTRSVLTMHLQRYSDYRVEHELPNPLVGREC, encoded by the coding sequence ATGACCCATTTGCTTTCGCCTTTGTTTGACATCCACGCGCAGACCGATGACCAGCCGTTGCGGGATTTTGCCGTTGCCAATGCAATCAGCCGCCTTGTTCGCTGCCTGTTTGCAGAACGTCTTCTGGCTCCTGAAGCGTTGCTCTGGTCGCGTGACAAGCATCAAGCCTGGTTGCCGCTGTGGAACACGCGCCGTGTGCTGCATTTTAAACATTTGCATGCGGCACCCGCTGGCACCTTGCAAAACCGTGGCGAGATTGAAATTCTCGACGCCGACGGCGGCCATGCCCGGATTGACCATCCCGATGCTTTGCTGCGGGAAGTGTTCGCTTCGTTGTCCATCTCTCCGACCCCTGATGGGCTTGAGGTTTTGATGCGCGATATCGCCGACAGCATCAACAATGATATGCTGGCCCGCCGACACCGGCAGGTCTGGGCTGCGAGCCTGAATGAGAAGATCAAACAATCCGGTGCGGTGGATTTTCTGGGCTATCTCTACGGTCATTTGCCTGCACATCTGGCGGCAATGCTGATTGACCAGTGGGGTGCGCTCGAAGGTCATCCGTTCTATCCGACATGGAAGGCAAAACCGAGTTTGCAGCCCGAAGAGGTTGTTGCCCTTTCGCCTGAATTCGGGGCCAAGGTGCCGGTCCGGATTGCGGCCTTGCGTCGGGGTTGGGCCTATGTGGAAAAAATGCCGCATGTGACTGATTACAATGACTGGTTTTCTGCCCAGTTTCCCGAATTGTTTGCCGCGTGGAAAGACCATCTGAGCGCACAGGGCAAATCAGCGCAAGACTGGATTCCTTTGCCCATCCACGGATGGCACCTCGAGCATTTTGTCCGCCGCGAATTTGGACAGGAAATCGCCTCTGGCATCTTGCTGTTGGACGGGCCAGACATTGACACCTCGCCATCCATGTCATTTCGGACCATGTTACCGGACGATGAAACGTTGCGCCCTTTCATCAAGTTGCCGGTTGCCATCTGGCTCACCAGCGAGCAGCGCAGCTTGCAGGCCAAATCCATTCACATGGGGCCTCGGCTTTCCACGTTAATCACCGATATTCTGGCCAATGAACCGGACATGGCCGCACAATTGGAAATCTTCACCGAAGAATTGGGAGCCATTCTGCACGATCCCGATACCGGCGATGAGCATCGCGGGCGATTTTTGTCGGTGGTCTATCGCAACGCCCAGCCTTTAAAGCGCGAGGATGGACGCTATGCGGTGACGGTCGCCGCACTTCTAAGTGCAAGTCCCAAGGATGGACGACCATTGATCTGCGAGCTGATTGCCCGTTACGGCAATGAGGAACAGGCAAGCGTTGTCGGCTTTTTCCGCCGGTATGTTGAGGTGGTGGTTCGGCCTGCGTTGGCGATGTATCTTCTTTATGGAATCGCTTTTGAGGCCCATCAGCAAAACACCACCATCGTGTTTGATCCTTCCGGTTCTGCGGAAAAGCTGATCATTCGGGATTTTGGTGATGGCCGCAGCTTTGCGCCTCTGCTCAAACAGCGTGGCTATCACCTCAAACCCTTTCAGCGTGCTGGGATTTTGCCCACCACCTTTGACGATGACATCGGGCTGGTTCGCTCGTTTTTGATCGACGCCTGCTTTATATGCCATCTGCATGAAATTGCTCTGTGCCTGACCCAGCACTATAGCATCGGCAATGATAGGCTCTGGACAGTGATCAAAGAGGTAACGCAAGAGGCGTTTGAAACATTGCGGCCCCGTGTGTCTTCGGACACGTTCTGGCAAGAAGAACGAGATGCCCTGCTTGAAAAAAAATGGCCCACCCGGTCGGTTCTCACCATGCATCTCCAGCGATATAGCGACTATCGGGTGGAGCATGAGCTGCCCAATCCTCTGGTCGGCCGTGAATGCTGA
- a CDS encoding NAD/NADP octopine/nopaline dehydrogenase family protein — protein MRVAICGAGRTGHLNAVLFKQNPQVHLSVLTENDTLAANWAGNPAPWQAFLPDGQGMSGRPDYVGNNPDEAVGDVDLIVITQPAHARSAVLQRIAGSISSTKQVFVGAIPGFCGFDWLAADHLGARDNVVIWGLKDVPHIAYDLVAGQSVRMGGAKAHLFAGLHRRESAQSAKALQTMLTALYNAPVTLLQDYLEITLTPGNALMHPAMLYGLLGPGAAWERKPFSEPLCWWSDCPEEGARLLEMFDAENQAICQAIATRTGLDLSSVKPLRQELIEAYGDQIADSQTMYSLLRTNSAYAGIQLPLIPNHHGQGWLIDLESRAFHEDVACGQALLVKIAQRLAVPIPTISKTYTWARHYHGALPDGLSPVPDDWLEAA, from the coding sequence ATGAGGGTCGCCATTTGCGGCGCAGGCCGCACCGGGCATTTGAATGCCGTGCTTTTTAAGCAAAATCCGCAGGTCCATCTCTCCGTTTTGACGGAGAATGACACTCTTGCCGCCAATTGGGCTGGAAATCCTGCTCCATGGCAGGCTTTTTTGCCGGATGGTCAGGGTATGTCCGGGCGCCCAGATTACGTTGGCAACAACCCCGATGAGGCGGTTGGGGATGTTGATCTGATTGTCATTACCCAGCCAGCCCATGCCAGATCCGCTGTTTTGCAGCGGATCGCAGGCAGTATCTCCAGCACCAAGCAGGTTTTCGTGGGAGCTATTCCGGGCTTTTGCGGTTTTGACTGGCTCGCTGCCGATCACTTAGGCGCAAGGGACAATGTGGTCATCTGGGGTTTGAAGGATGTGCCGCATATCGCCTACGACCTTGTTGCCGGACAGAGCGTTCGCATGGGCGGTGCTAAAGCCCATTTGTTTGCTGGCCTTCATCGGCGGGAATCCGCCCAAAGTGCCAAGGCCCTGCAAACAATGCTGACCGCGCTTTACAATGCGCCTGTAACCCTTTTGCAGGACTATCTGGAAATCACCCTGACACCCGGCAATGCGCTGATGCATCCAGCGATGCTCTATGGCCTGCTGGGGCCGGGCGCTGCCTGGGAGCGTAAACCGTTCTCCGAGCCGCTGTGCTGGTGGAGTGATTGCCCTGAGGAAGGGGCGCGCTTGCTGGAAATGTTCGATGCCGAAAATCAGGCCATATGTCAGGCGATTGCGACCCGAACCGGTCTTGATCTCAGCTCCGTCAAACCTTTGCGGCAGGAACTGATTGAAGCCTATGGCGATCAGATTGCCGATAGTCAAACGATGTATTCCCTGCTCAGAACAAACAGCGCCTATGCGGGAATTCAATTGCCGCTGATCCCCAATCATCATGGTCAAGGCTGGTTGATCGATCTGGAAAGCCGTGCCTTTCATGAGGATGTTGCATGCGGGCAGGCATTGCTGGTCAAGATCGCACAGCGGCTGGCGGTACCGATTCCAACCATCTCGAAAACCTACACGTGGGCGCGCCACTATCATGGTGCTTTGCCGGATGGATTAAGCCCGGTTCCTGATGATTGGCTGGAGGCTGCCTGA
- a CDS encoding PLP-dependent cysteine synthase family protein produces the protein MLYTTVTQLIGQTPLIALDLATSNAKLLLKMEKNNPGGSMKDRMARSMVVAALADGRLPRGGTIVESSSGNTGTGLALAALEFGLRFIAVVDHHAAPDKIRMMRALGAEIRYVEGDYREDEVAVVERQRLAAQLGAQLPGALFMNQSDNPANPDGYAGFVDELMAQLPDGLDAFVGCVGTGGSMTGISQRLKRLNPAIKTIAVEPAGSIVFGKPGHSYYQSGTGTPAGDEVGKVLDYSCIDEGVQVTDTQAFETARYIARRKGILVGGSTGGTIYKALEFIASGKLSGTIVTAVADGGEKYLASVFDDEWMEKRGLLNPAIAAQLDGWFNGLAGAA, from the coding sequence ATGCTCTATACAACCGTCACGCAATTGATTGGCCAGACCCCCCTGATCGCGCTTGATCTGGCAACAAGCAATGCAAAACTTTTGCTCAAAATGGAGAAGAACAATCCTGGCGGCTCAATGAAAGACCGCATGGCGCGCAGCATGGTGGTTGCGGCCTTGGCGGATGGGCGCCTGCCGCGTGGCGGCACGATCGTTGAATCCTCATCAGGCAACACGGGCACAGGTCTGGCTCTTGCGGCGCTGGAGTTTGGTCTTCGCTTTATCGCGGTCGTGGATCATCACGCCGCGCCGGATAAAATCCGGATGATGCGGGCCTTGGGTGCCGAAATTCGCTATGTTGAAGGCGACTATCGCGAAGATGAAGTGGCCGTCGTTGAAAGGCAGAGACTGGCCGCCCAGCTCGGCGCGCAACTGCCTGGTGCACTGTTCATGAACCAGTCCGACAATCCCGCCAATCCTGACGGCTATGCCGGATTTGTGGATGAGTTGATGGCACAACTGCCTGATGGATTGGATGCCTTTGTTGGTTGCGTGGGTACGGGTGGGTCGATGACGGGCATATCCCAGCGCCTCAAGCGCCTCAATCCCGCCATCAAGACAATTGCGGTTGAGCCTGCTGGTTCCATTGTTTTTGGTAAGCCGGGGCATTCCTATTACCAATCTGGCACAGGTACGCCCGCAGGCGATGAAGTCGGCAAGGTTCTGGATTATAGCTGCATTGATGAAGGTGTTCAGGTCACCGATACGCAAGCATTTGAAACGGCACGCTATATTGCCCGACGCAAAGGTATTCTCGTTGGTGGATCAACCGGGGGTACAATTTACAAAGCTCTCGAATTCATCGCATCCGGCAAATTGAGCGGCACAATTGTTACAGCCGTCGCAGATGGGGGTGAAAAATACCTGGCATCCGTGTTTGACGATGAGTGGATGGAAAAGCGCGGGCTTCTCAATCCGGCAATCGCAGCTCAATTGGATGGTTGGTTCAATGGCTTGGCAGGTGCGGCATGA
- a CDS encoding Y4yA family PLP-dependent enzyme translates to MRLGSKQSHTLTPLIHDEVADFIENKHEQLREGFNRFGSPLHLIWPDLLADNLLALQAILSGSQVPCRIYYGVKVNKSVNLMGAALQAEGGVDVSSLYELQDALALGAKGADIVATGPAKTSTFHRALMACKALISIDSVEEFDDILKELPSAGDPQPVLLRLRPQNQGQSRFGMDAQDVVSCLHRLAGTPALRFDGIHFHLSGYSVETRIEALNEAADLIAKARGMGLSPRMIDIGGGLPVQYVDHPTYAAFLEAQTAQDYRTNHLPQSFYPYGGPVCATEWLTHLLQSKMQDGRDVATYFRQENLTLGMEPGRALADQTAITAFRVTRVKALGAQSAAIFVEGSSFSACETWFASEFLIDPIVVPHGPEAARTTPVRAYLAGHSCLDEDIVSNRWLDFPITPQAGDLLIYVNTGGYQMDLMENQFHRHPMPIRLCVRRTADGLSELIPDTCEEVLCSIQPSRN, encoded by the coding sequence ATGAGACTTGGCTCCAAGCAATCTCACACTCTGACGCCCCTGATTCATGACGAGGTCGCAGATTTTATTGAAAACAAGCATGAACAGTTGCGGGAAGGATTCAACAGATTTGGCTCGCCGCTCCATTTGATCTGGCCTGATCTGCTGGCCGATAATCTTCTGGCTTTGCAGGCCATATTGAGCGGCAGTCAAGTTCCATGCAGAATTTATTATGGTGTGAAGGTCAACAAGTCTGTGAATCTTATGGGAGCTGCCCTTCAGGCTGAAGGAGGCGTTGATGTCTCCAGCCTGTACGAGTTGCAGGATGCCTTGGCATTGGGTGCAAAGGGTGCCGATATTGTTGCGACCGGTCCTGCCAAAACATCGACATTTCATAGAGCCTTGATGGCCTGCAAGGCCCTGATTTCCATCGATTCTGTTGAGGAATTCGATGATATTTTGAAGGAATTGCCAAGCGCCGGTGACCCTCAGCCCGTGCTTTTGAGATTAAGGCCCCAAAATCAAGGGCAAAGCCGCTTCGGCATGGATGCTCAAGACGTTGTTTCGTGCCTGCATCGTTTGGCAGGCACCCCAGCCCTACGATTTGATGGAATCCATTTCCACCTGAGTGGTTATAGCGTCGAGACGCGCATCGAAGCATTGAATGAAGCCGCTGATCTCATTGCCAAAGCGCGCGGCATGGGGCTTTCTCCTCGCATGATCGATATTGGTGGTGGTTTGCCGGTGCAATATGTCGATCACCCGACCTACGCCGCCTTTCTGGAGGCGCAAACGGCGCAGGATTATCGCACCAACCATCTGCCACAGTCTTTTTATCCCTATGGAGGACCTGTTTGCGCAACGGAGTGGTTAACTCACCTGTTGCAATCCAAAATGCAGGACGGGCGCGATGTCGCAACATATTTCCGTCAAGAAAATCTTACGCTGGGGATGGAGCCGGGGCGGGCCCTTGCGGATCAGACTGCAATCACGGCTTTCAGAGTGACGAGAGTGAAGGCACTGGGTGCGCAGTCAGCAGCAATTTTTGTGGAGGGCAGCAGCTTCAGTGCATGCGAAACATGGTTCGCATCAGAATTTCTGATCGATCCCATTGTGGTGCCGCACGGGCCGGAAGCTGCACGCACCACTCCTGTGCGCGCCTATCTTGCCGGACATAGCTGCCTTGATGAAGATATTGTCTCCAACCGCTGGCTCGACTTTCCGATTACCCCGCAAGCTGGTGATTTGCTCATCTATGTCAATACCGGCGGCTATCAGATGGATCTGATGGAAAACCAGTTTCACCGCCACCCCATGCCAATCCGCTTATGTGTCAGGAGGACCGCAGATGGACTGTCCGAACTTATTCCGGATACCTGTGAGGAGGTACTATGCTCTATACAACCGTCACGCAATTGA
- a CDS encoding ParB N-terminal domain-containing protein has translation MTSGNKRYMLNMIYVVIFLEIAIFTEGLYFMPYHFSSPKKLVDTEEVDQSVVENLRQTILRQQIWTRPIAVERTQFLVMDGHHRLEVARQLNLAVIPVVLLDYERVSVTSWRPEECITPDDIFAMARSGKKFPIKTTRHVFADDYPVCDVPLAVLAGIVATMDSAMQGGRAVLS, from the coding sequence TTGACATCTGGAAATAAACGCTACATGTTAAACATGATTTATGTAGTCATATTTTTGGAAATAGCGATTTTCACCGAAGGGCTGTATTTTATGCCATATCATTTTTCCTCTCCCAAAAAACTTGTCGACACTGAAGAAGTCGATCAAAGCGTTGTTGAGAATTTGCGCCAAACCATTTTACGTCAGCAGATCTGGACACGCCCTATTGCGGTCGAGCGCACTCAGTTTCTGGTGATGGATGGGCATCACCGGCTTGAGGTCGCAAGGCAGCTCAATCTCGCTGTCATTCCTGTTGTCCTCCTGGATTATGAGCGTGTGTCTGTCACGAGTTGGCGGCCTGAGGAATGCATTACACCAGACGATATTTTTGCCATGGCGCGGTCCGGCAAAAAATTTCCGATCAAAACGACACGTCACGTCTTCGCGGATGATTACCCGGTATGTGATGTACCGCTCGCGGTATTAGCCGGAATTGTGGCTACCATGGATTCGGCGATGCAAGGCGGCAGGGCGGTGCTGTCATGA
- a CDS encoding TonB-dependent siderophore receptor, which translates to MGLKSGVAMGAILAALGTVAQAEEDTVLKPIVVEGQSSSPNATIGKQSEPYAGGMVTGSARLGSLGNRSFMDMPFSTSGYTAKVIEDKGASTVGDVMESDASVRNTHPSGGIVDSFYIRGFPIGDGNFGEIAFDGVFGVAPNYRVFTDYAESVEVLKGPTSFLYGISPNGGVGGTINIVPKRALDTDLTRVTTSYESDLQVGTHVDISRRYGSERQFGVRLNGSVQGGDGTIDDLSRFAYVGAVALDYEGENLRATLDVINQYEHYDAPQRPFYPTAGIKLPSAPDNRLNVQESWEWSATREFSTLGRVEYDLSDDVTVFGAVGGGKSNVERLFGTPTITDSAGNVSIVPQHYIFDVQRRTAEIGTRGQFDTGIIEHSVTLQANYMLQWLSRGSNSGTAQTTNLYNPVDREEQFVAKPSSVPKVTESEFYGVALSDTMSIWDERAQLMVGGRFQHIDSENYSSTTGAVTSSSDASAITPMVGVVVKPWENVSLYANYAEGLSIGETAPTNAVNAGETLSPYKSKQYEVGTKIDTGPVTLTASLFQIEKPFGVLETRGSDLVFERGGEQRNRGLELSAFGELTDTVRLLGGVTFMRGELTKTNNASTQGNDPIGVPKVLVNLGAEWDTPFLSGFTLTGNVIHTGKQYADTANIQKLPAWTRLDLGARYKTTIKERPVTFRAEVENVFNKNYWSGVASFGTVTQGAPLTVKISMTTDF; encoded by the coding sequence ATGGGTTTGAAAAGTGGCGTTGCCATGGGTGCAATTCTGGCTGCTCTCGGCACTGTTGCGCAGGCAGAAGAGGACACGGTTCTCAAGCCAATTGTTGTTGAGGGACAATCCTCATCGCCCAACGCAACCATAGGCAAACAGAGCGAACCTTATGCAGGGGGCATGGTCACCGGTAGTGCTCGATTGGGCAGTCTGGGCAACCGCAGTTTCATGGATATGCCTTTCAGCACCAGCGGATATACTGCAAAAGTCATAGAGGATAAGGGAGCATCAACGGTTGGTGATGTGATGGAGAGCGATGCATCGGTGCGCAATACGCATCCGTCTGGCGGCATTGTCGACTCTTTCTATATCCGTGGCTTTCCCATCGGTGACGGCAATTTTGGTGAAATTGCGTTTGATGGCGTGTTCGGCGTCGCACCAAACTATCGCGTTTTTACCGATTATGCGGAATCCGTAGAAGTCCTGAAAGGGCCAACCTCCTTCCTCTATGGCATTTCTCCCAATGGTGGTGTGGGCGGAACCATCAATATTGTTCCAAAGCGTGCTCTGGATACGGACCTGACCCGTGTCACCACCAGCTATGAATCGGATCTTCAGGTTGGAACCCATGTGGATATCAGCCGCCGCTATGGCAGTGAACGGCAATTTGGCGTCCGGCTGAATGGCAGCGTTCAAGGTGGTGATGGCACTATTGACGATCTTTCTCGTTTTGCCTATGTCGGTGCGGTTGCGCTGGACTACGAAGGAGAAAATCTGCGCGCAACGCTCGATGTCATCAATCAATATGAACATTATGACGCGCCACAGCGTCCATTCTATCCCACAGCCGGCATTAAACTGCCGAGTGCACCGGACAATCGTCTGAATGTGCAGGAGTCCTGGGAATGGTCAGCAACCCGGGAGTTTTCAACACTGGGGCGCGTTGAATATGACCTCAGCGATGACGTGACCGTGTTTGGTGCCGTCGGTGGTGGGAAGTCAAACGTCGAGCGTCTGTTTGGCACGCCCACAATCACGGACTCTGCCGGCAATGTCAGCATCGTACCGCAGCATTATATTTTTGATGTGCAGAGACGAACCGCAGAAATCGGCACTCGCGGACAGTTCGACACCGGCATCATCGAGCACTCCGTGACATTGCAGGCCAATTATATGCTGCAATGGCTGTCGCGAGGCTCCAATTCCGGTACGGCCCAAACCACCAATCTGTATAATCCGGTTGATCGTGAGGAGCAATTTGTTGCCAAGCCGTCCAGCGTACCGAAAGTAACGGAAAGCGAATTCTACGGTGTGGCTTTATCCGATACAATGTCCATATGGGATGAGCGGGCGCAATTGATGGTTGGCGGGCGCTTTCAACACATCGATTCCGAAAACTACAGCTCGACAACTGGCGCTGTAACATCCTCTTCCGACGCGAGCGCAATAACACCCATGGTTGGTGTCGTGGTTAAGCCGTGGGAAAATGTATCGCTATATGCAAACTATGCGGAAGGGTTGAGCATCGGGGAAACGGCTCCGACAAACGCCGTAAACGCAGGCGAAACCCTCAGCCCCTATAAATCAAAGCAATATGAAGTGGGAACCAAGATAGACACCGGTCCGGTGACGCTCACCGCCAGTCTTTTCCAGATCGAAAAGCCGTTTGGTGTTTTGGAGACGCGTGGCAGCGATCTGGTTTTCGAACGCGGTGGCGAACAGCGTAACCGGGGTCTTGAACTTTCAGCGTTCGGCGAGTTGACCGACACCGTGAGACTGCTTGGCGGCGTTACGTTCATGCGGGGCGAGTTGACGAAAACCAACAATGCCTCGACGCAAGGCAATGACCCCATTGGCGTGCCAAAAGTCCTCGTAAACCTCGGTGCAGAATGGGACACCCCATTCCTGAGCGGCTTCACCCTGACGGGCAACGTCATCCACACCGGCAAACAATATGCCGATACAGCCAATATCCAAAAACTACCGGCATGGACACGTCTTGATCTCGGCGCGCGCTACAAGACAACGATCAAGGAGCGACCCGTTACCTTCCGTGCCGAAGTCGAAAACGTCTTCAACAAGAATTACTGGTCAGGTGTCGCAAGCTTTGGCACTGTGACACAAGGGGCCCCATTAACCGTTAAAATATCGATGACAACCGATTTTTAA
- a CDS encoding substrate-binding domain-containing protein: protein MTRKILKIGILIPRSGPAGIWAPSCEASAILAASEINATGGLLGRDIELIVRDAGSTDRSAVEAAASAVSLDLVEAVVAMVPSSARQPIRHVVQGRIPFVYTPQFEGEEYHPGIITIGETAAELLNPAIEWLVQEKNASRFFLLGNDYIWPQRSMAEARRLISGSGGRVVGETEVPFGLEDQDFILSKIRQARPHVVMSWLLGHEAVVFNRAFAESGLASGILRFSTSIDETVLYGIGADHTENLYVSSGYFSGVRSRNNDAFLEKYHQYFGMCPAPPNAFGESLYEGVHCLGSLAKAAGSIHSQDLVSKMGRSSQTRTARGFDPEVATGNRHPIHIAAVDGFDFRIITD from the coding sequence ATGACGCGAAAAATTCTAAAAATCGGTATTCTCATTCCTCGCAGCGGACCGGCAGGAATCTGGGCGCCGTCTTGCGAAGCCAGCGCCATTCTCGCAGCCTCGGAGATAAACGCGACGGGAGGTCTCCTTGGTCGCGACATCGAACTTATCGTGCGCGATGCAGGCTCTACCGACCGCAGCGCAGTCGAGGCGGCTGCCAGTGCCGTCAGCCTCGATCTGGTGGAAGCCGTTGTCGCCATGGTGCCAAGCTCTGCCCGTCAACCAATCCGCCATGTCGTGCAGGGGCGCATTCCATTCGTCTACACACCGCAATTCGAAGGCGAAGAATATCACCCTGGCATTATTACAATCGGGGAAACGGCAGCAGAACTGCTCAACCCGGCTATTGAGTGGCTCGTCCAGGAAAAGAATGCCTCACGATTTTTTCTGCTGGGCAATGACTACATTTGGCCGCAGCGCTCTATGGCTGAGGCGAGGCGGTTGATTTCCGGCAGCGGAGGACGGGTGGTTGGTGAGACTGAAGTGCCCTTCGGCCTTGAAGATCAGGATTTCATTCTATCGAAAATCCGGCAGGCGCGCCCACATGTGGTGATGTCCTGGCTGCTGGGCCACGAAGCCGTCGTTTTCAACCGCGCATTCGCCGAATCCGGGCTGGCCAGTGGTATTCTGCGCTTCAGCACATCAATTGACGAAACTGTACTTTATGGCATCGGAGCCGATCATACCGAGAATCTCTATGTCTCGTCAGGCTATTTTTCGGGTGTTCGATCCCGCAACAACGATGCATTTCTGGAAAAGTATCACCAGTATTTTGGCATGTGCCCTGCGCCACCCAATGCTTTTGGTGAATCTCTTTATGAGGGAGTCCATTGTCTTGGAAGCCTGGCAAAGGCGGCCGGTAGCATTCACTCGCAGGATCTAGTGAGCAAGATGGGACGTTCAAGCCAGACCAGGACTGCGCGCGGCTTTGATCCTGAAGTCGCCACTGGCAACCGGCATCCGATTCACATTGCCGCCGTGGATGGTTTTGATTTTCGCATTATCACCGATTAG
- a CDS encoding MarR family winged helix-turn-helix transcriptional regulator encodes MQDQLAYLIASINRQLEEELSDVLKPQGVVIEHFRILTALAASDCRPMRDLANAVLIDPASLTKVIDRMVTEALVFRAPDPDDRRKVLICMASKGKALYERLEILHDAQQQSLVSRLSERKADQLADILRGLMN; translated from the coding sequence ATGCAGGATCAGCTTGCTTATCTCATTGCAAGCATTAATCGTCAGCTTGAAGAAGAGTTGAGTGATGTTCTGAAGCCACAGGGTGTAGTGATCGAGCATTTTCGAATATTGACTGCTTTGGCAGCGTCCGATTGTCGTCCCATGCGTGATCTTGCCAATGCCGTGTTGATTGACCCTGCGTCGCTGACAAAAGTCATCGACCGGATGGTGACTGAAGCGCTCGTTTTTCGCGCACCCGATCCGGATGATCGGCGAAAAGTGCTGATATGCATGGCAAGCAAGGGCAAAGCGCTCTATGAGCGGCTGGAAATCCTCCATGATGCGCAACAGCAGAGCCTTGTGAGCCGCTTGTCCGAGCGAAAAGCAGATCAGCTTGCCGATATTCTGCGTGGTCTGATGAACTAA
- a CDS encoding histidine phosphatase family protein, translated as MARILTLLSSGVTAAHKQGLFPCADPLSASSKTRAHSIALDLHRFDCAWSAPDPASLQTAAAVGLEVTPDPALAELDYGTWAGRSIQEIMEAKPDQFSGWMRGEFTPGDESLEDLFGRVGQWLSNHLAGHLSGKSRMVAVASPNVVRACVLVALDMTPAQVSKLDIPSLTLSTLTSNGREWRVRSVGSPPAFSKPITDENADWGLGVDHFPENLTTL; from the coding sequence ATGGCTCGGATTCTGACATTGTTGTCCTCAGGAGTGACCGCGGCGCATAAGCAAGGTCTTTTTCCATGCGCAGATCCCCTGAGCGCGTCCTCGAAAACCCGAGCGCATAGCATTGCCCTCGATCTGCATCGGTTTGATTGCGCCTGGAGCGCGCCGGACCCGGCCAGCCTTCAGACAGCAGCAGCCGTTGGGCTTGAGGTGACACCTGACCCTGCCTTGGCTGAACTGGATTATGGCACATGGGCCGGTCGGTCCATCCAGGAGATCATGGAGGCAAAGCCGGATCAGTTCTCAGGCTGGATGCGTGGAGAGTTCACGCCAGGCGATGAAAGCCTGGAGGATTTGTTCGGTCGGGTTGGCCAATGGCTTTCAAACCATCTTGCAGGCCATCTTTCTGGCAAGAGCCGCATGGTTGCCGTGGCATCTCCAAATGTCGTTCGTGCCTGTGTTCTCGTTGCCCTCGATATGACGCCCGCACAGGTTTCTAAACTGGATATTCCCTCGCTGACCTTAAGCACGCTGACAAGCAACGGAAGAGAGTGGCGCGTCCGGTCTGTTGGTTCGCCACCCGCCTTTTCGAAGCCAATAACTGACGAAAACGCGGATTGGGGCCTTGGTGTCGATCATTTTCCAGAAAATTTAACGACCCTGTAG